One stretch of Prunus persica cultivar Lovell chromosome G1, Prunus_persica_NCBIv2, whole genome shotgun sequence DNA includes these proteins:
- the LOC18790712 gene encoding probable protein phosphatase 2C 13 — protein MIVSEKMVAEAEVICQKTMAMPVLDMKYRVCVSKEHNRQIDVASPPSSAPSFGEVCVSETISTEISRFKSVVSCTETINKAVMESSAIKFVPDIHSGSHTDIGGRDSMDDEHIRIDDLSAHVGPLFKSPLPSAFYAVFDGHGGPEAASYVKRNAMRLFFEDADLPQRMDMDAVFFRELENSHRKAFLLADDALAHEHSVSSLCGTTALTALILGRHLLVANAGDCRAVLCRKGVAVDMSQDHKPTYLPERRRVEQLGGHIDDGYLNGLSVTRALGDWDLKLPLGSSSPLIAEPDVQQVMLTEDDEFLIIGCDGIWDVMSSQYAVSLVRRGLRRHDDPQQCARELVKEALRLNTTDNLTVIVVRLSSPSRVVECSPQRPRLRICSLSEEARSRLRSLLGGN, from the exons ATGATTGTGAGTGAGAAAATGGTTGCTGAAGCGGAGGTTATATGCCAGAAGACCATGGCCATGCCTGTGCTGGACATGAAGTACCGTGTCTGCGTTTCCAAGGAGCACAACCGTCAGATCGACGTGGCCTCCCCGCCTTCTTCTGCTCCGAGCTTCGGCGAGGTTTGCGTCTCCGAAACGATTTCCACTGAGATATCTCGCTTCAAATCG GTTGTGAGTTGCACAGAGACCATTAATAAAGCCGTAATGGAGTCTTCTGCCATCAAGTTTGTCCCGGACATTCATTCAGGAAGCCACACTGACATCGGAGGAAGGGATTCGATGGATGATGAACACATTCGGATAGATGATCTATCTGCCCATGTGGGGCCTCTCTTCAAGTCTCCCTTGCCAAGTGCATTTTATGCAGTTTTTGATGGTCACGGTGGGCCTGAGGCAGCTTCTTATGTCAAAAGGAATGCCATGAGACTCTTCTTTGAAGATGCTGATTTGCCGCAGAGAATGGATATGGATGCTGTTTTCTTCAGAGAGTTGGAGAATTCCCACAGGAAAGCATTTCTACTGGCAGACGATGCCTTGGCTCATGAACACAGCGTGAGCAGTTTGTGTGGAACAACAGCACTAACTGCTTTAATTCTTGGAAGGCATTTGCTGGTTGCAAATGCTGGTGACTGTCGAGCAGTTCTTTGCAGGAAAGGAGTAGCAGTTGACATGTCTCAAGACCACAAGCCAACTTACTTGCCGGAACGCAGGCGTGTTGAGCAGTTGGGTGGTCACATTGATGACGGGTATCTTAATGGTCTCTCAGTCACCCGAGCCCTTGGAGATTGGGACTTGAAATTGCCACTCGGTTCATCATCACCTCTCATTGCTGAGCCAGATGTTCAACAGGTTATGTTAACAGAAGATGATGAGTTTTTGATCATTGGTTGTGATGGGATCTGGGATGTTATGTCAAGCCAATATGCTGTGAGTCTTGTTCGGCGTGGTCTGCGGAGGCATGATGACCCACAACAGTGTGCCAGAGAACTTGTCAAGGAAGCCTTGCGCTTGAATACAACTGACAATCTCACCGTTATTGTTGTGCGCCTCTCTTCTCCTAGTCGTGTTGTTGAGTGCTCACCCCAGCGCCCAAGGTTGAGGATCTGCAGTCTATCTGAGGAAGCACGCAGCCGGTTGAGAAGCTTGTTAGGAGGCAATTGA
- the LOC18789271 gene encoding dihydrolipoyl dehydrogenase, mitochondrial, producing the protein MKAKHPSNSLRSYLKAFTKSRSAKRNQTKIKPKRFNDLECERMAMASLARRKTYLLSRNLSNTSSEAVRYSSLTSFSRGYASSGSDDNDVVVVGGGPGGYVAAIKASQLGLKTTCIEKRGALGGTCLNVGCIPSKALLHSSHMYHEAKHAFHNHGVKFSSVEVDLPAMMSQKDKAVSNLTRGIEGLFKKNKVTYVKGYGKFISPSEISVDTIDGENTVVKGKNIIIATGSDVKSLPGIAIDEKKIVSSTGALALTEIPKKLVVVGAGYIGLEMGSVWRRLGSEVTVVEFGPDIVPTMDSEIRKQFQRSLEKQGMKFVLKTKVVSVDTSGDGVKLTLEPAAGGDQTTFEADVVLVSAGRVPFTSGLDLDKIGVETDKGGRILVNERFSTNVPGVYAIGDVIPGPMLAHKAEEDGVACVEYLAGKVGHVDYDLVPGVVYTHPEVASVGKTEEQVKSLGVEYRVGKFPFMANSRAKAIDDAEGLVKILADKETDKILGVHIMAPNAGELIHEAAIALQYDASSEDIARVCHAHPTMSEALKEAAMATYDKPIHI; encoded by the exons ATGAAGGCAAAGCACCCATCCAATAGTCTGCGGTCCTATTTGAAGGCCTTTACCAAAAGCCGAAGCGCAAAACGAAACCAGaccaaaatcaaaccaaagaGGTTTAACGATCTCGAGTGTGAGAGAATGGCTATGGCAAGCTTGGCGAGGCGGAAGACCTACCTTCTCTCTAGAAACTTGTCCAACACGTCATCGGAGGCCGTCAGGTACTCCTCGCTCACCTCCTTCTCCAGGGGATACGCTTCCTCGGGATCTGACGACAACGACGTCGTCGTGGTTGGCGGTGGCCCCGGTGGTTACGTGGCGGCCATCAAGGCCTCTCAGCTCGGCCTTAAGACCACCTGCATCGAGAAGCGCGGGGCTCTCGGCGGCACGTGCCTCAACGTTGGCTGCATACCCTCCAAg GCGCTTCTTCATTCCTCTCACATGTACCATGAAGCTAAGCATGCATTTCACAACCATGGTGTTAAGTTCTCCTCTGTTGAGGTAGATTTACCTGCCATGATGTCCCAAAAAGATAAAGCTGTTTCTAATCTTACTCGAGGAATTGAAGGGCTCTTCAAGAAGAATAAGGTCACTTATGTTAAAGGCTATGGAAAGTTCATCTCCCCTTCCGAAATCTCAGTGGACACCATTGATGGTGAGAATACAGTTGTGAAAGGCAAAAATATCATAATTGCCACTGGTTCTGATGTCAAATCTCTACCTGGGATTGCCattgatgagaagaaaatagTATCATCAACAGGAGCTCTGGCTTTGACAGAAATCCCAAAGAAACTTGTGGTGGTTGGAGCAGGATATATTGGCCTAGAAATGGGCTCAGTGTGGCGTAGACTTGGTTCCGAGGTAACTGTTGTTGAGTTTGGACCTGATATCGTCCCAACAATGGACTCGGAAATCCGCAAGCAATTTCAGCGTTCCCTTGAGAAACAAGGGATGAAATTTGTGCTCAAAACAAAGGTGGTATCAGTTGATACTTCTGGAGATGGTGTGAAGTTGACCCTTGAACCAGCAGCTGGTGGCGACCAGACCACCTTTGAAGCTGATGTTGTTCTTGTATCTGCTGGTAGGGTTCCATTCACATCCGGGCTTGACTTGGATAAGATAGGAGTTGAAACTGATAAGGGAGGGCGAATTTTAGTCAATGAGAGATTTTCTACAAATGTCCCAGGTGTTTATGCAATCGGGGACGTTATTCCTGGACCTATGTTAGCCCACAAGGCAGAAGAGGATGGGGTTGCATGCGTGGAGTACCTTGCTGGTAAGGTTGGGCATGTGGACTATGACTTGGTCCCTGGGGTTGTCTATACGCACCCTGAAGTTGCATCTGTTGGAAAGACCGAGGAACAAGTGAAGTCCCTTGGTGTTGAATACCGAGTTGGAAAGTTCCCTTTCATGGCAAATAGCAGAGCCAAGGCAATAGATGATGCTGAAGGACTCGTCAAGATTTTGGCTGATAAGGAAACAGATAAGATATTGGGAGTTCATATCATGGCTCCCAATGCTGGAGAGCTCATTCACGAGGCAGCCATAGCCTTGCAGTATGATGCATCAAGCGAGGACATTGCACGAGTTTGCCATGCACATCCAACTATGAGTGAGGCCTTGAAGGAAGCTGCCATGGCTACTTATGACAAGCCCATTCACATCTAG
- the LOC18789704 gene encoding craniofacial development protein 1 yields the protein MAATTTNALGASSSGTANEKDALPIESTNGAVPLPSLETKPEQTDVKSRVDAMWEQMNKGVSNKKFKDLLKKSSTVNKTPKKASDNWKAYLGLAPKKAESPKENAPQKGSNVTQNSSSDDVVQDSSSDKARRLAAAALVEVKDAAAAASGRGKVEITEVRDFAGQEIEYKKLVDADSKEASEKAKAPAASAVDAVLEQIKKKQKLSVLDKTKKDWGEFKEEKGLDEELDAYKKSSNQYLDKVNFLQRADFREFERERDARLALQSKRRPDMREDP from the exons ATggctgccaccaccaccaacgcTCTCGGTGCCTCAAGTTCAG GTACTGCAAATGAAAAGGATGCTTTACCAATCGAGTCTACCAATGGAGCTGTTCCCCTTCCAAGCTTAGAGACTAAACCTGAACAGACTg ATGTAAAATCTCGGGTAGATGCCATGTGGGAGCAAATGAATAAAGGAGTATCTAATAAGAAATTCAAGGATTTATTAAAGAAGTCTTCAACTGTGAATAAaactccaaagaaggcatCTGAT AACTGGAAGGCATATCTGGGCCTGGCACCAAAGAAGGCAGAGtcaccaaaagaaaatgcacCACAGAAGGGATCAAATGTCACGCAGAACAGCTCTAGTGATGATGTCGTGCAGGACAGCTCTAGTGACAAGGCCAGGAggcttgctgctgctgctcttgTAGAAGTTAAGGATGCTGCAGCTGCAGCATCAGGCAGAGGGAAAGTTGAG ATCACAGAGGTTCGGGATTTTGCCGGTCAAGAAATTGAATATAAGAAGCTTGTTGATGCTGATTCAAAGGAAGCATCTGAAAAGGCGAAAGCTCCAGCAGCTTCAGCTGTGGATGCAGTGCTCGAACAGattaagaagaaacaaaagctCAGTGTGcttgacaaaacaaaaaaggactGGGGGGAGTTTAAGGAGGAAAAAGGGTTGGATGAGGAGTTGGATGCTTACAAGAAGAGTTCAAACCAATATTTAGATAAGGTAAACTTCTTGCAGAGAGCAGATTTCCGGGAGTTTGAACGGGAGAGGGATGCACGGCTAGCCTTGCAGTCGAAAAGGAGGCCAGATATGCGGGAGGATCCGTAA
- the LOC18789004 gene encoding stress-response A/B barrel domain-containing protein HS1 — protein sequence MAEEAKGGVKNLLLAQFKEGTSESQIDQLIQGYANLVNLIDPMKSFHWGHELSTEKQLEGYTHVFETTFESVEGVAEYIAHPAHLDFANLFLPNLEQLSFSSTADQQVITMKNPSEIQVMMMELLPDPKDQS from the exons ATGGCAGAAGAAGCAAAGGGAGGTGTTAAGAATTTATTGCTAGCACAATTCAAAGAAGGAACCTCGGAGAGCCAGATTGACCAACTGATCCAAGGCTATGCCAACCTAGTCAATCTCATTGACCCCATGAAGTCCTTCCACTG GGGACATGAATTGAGCACTGAGAAGCAGCTGGAAGGGTACACTCATGTGTTTGAAACAACCTTTGAGAGTGTGGAGGGTGTTGCAGAGTACATAGCTCACCCTGCCCATCTTGATTTTGCAAACTTGTTCCTTCCCAATTTAGAGCAATTATCTTTCAGCTCAACTGCAGACCAGCAAGTCATCACCATGAAAAACCCTAGTGAAATACAAGTTATGATGATGGAGCTGCTACCAGATCCAAAAGATCAATCATAA
- the LOC18793556 gene encoding stress-response A/B barrel domain-containing protein HS1 has protein sequence MEEAKGVVKHVLLAKFKEGISENQIEELTKGYAKLVDLIEPMKSFHWGKDVSIENLHQGFTHIFESTFESMEGVTEYVAHPAHVDFANLFLSHVEKVIVFDYKPTMVRV, from the exons atggaGGAAGCGAAGGGAGTGGTGAAGCATGTATTGTTAGCAAAGTTCAAAGAAGGAATCTCAGAGAATCAGATTGAGGAACTCACCAAAGGCTATGCAAAACTCGTCGATCTCATTGAACCCATGAAGTCCTTCCACTG GGGAAAGGACGTGAGTATCGAGAACCTGCATCAAGGTTTCACCCATATCTTCGAGTCTACCTTTGAGAGTATGGAGGGTGTGACGGAGTATGTAGCTCATCCTGCCCATGTTGATTTTGCAAATTTGTTCCTTTCCCATGTGGAGAAAGTCATTGTGTTCGATTACAAACCAACTATGGTTCGTGTCTAA
- the LOC18792278 gene encoding galactinol synthase 2, translating to MSPAETKEPKRAYVTFLAGNGDYWKGVVGLAKGLRKTKSAYPLVVAVLPDVPEEHLQILESQGCIVRQIEPVYPPENQTQFAMAYYVINYSKLRIWEFVEYEKMIYLDGDIQVFDNIDHLFDMPEGYFYAVMDCFCEKTWSKTPQYKIGYCQQCPEKVQWPADLGSPPPPYFNAGMFVYEPRLPTYCDLLETVKVTPPSSFAEQDFLNMFFKDVYKPIPPAYNLVLALLWRHPENLDIDHVKVVHYCAAGSKPWRYTGEEEHMEREDIKMLVKKWWDIYEDPSLDYIKNNDDDEIVVKADEHVKVGPPFIDVISETDAVDQRSAPSAA from the exons ATGTCGCCTGCAGAGACAAAAGAACCAAAGAGGGCCTATGTGACCTTCTTGGCTGGAAATGGAGACTATTGGAAAGGTGTGGTTGGCCTGGCCAAGGGCCTTAGGAAGACCAAATCTGCATACCCACTTGTGGTGGCCGTCCTGCCTGATGTTCCTGAGGAGCACCTCCAGATTCTTGAATCTCAAGGATGCATTGTGCGCCAGATTGAGCCTGTCTACCCTCCTGAAAACCAAACTCAATTTGCCATGGCTTATTATGTCATCAACTACTCAAAACTTCGTATTTGGGAG TTTGTGGAGTACGAGAAGATGATATACTTGGATGGAGACATACAAGTGTTTGATAATATCGATCACCTTTTCGACATGCCCGAGGGTTATTTTTATGCTGTGATGGATTGCTTTTGTGAGAAGACATGGAGTAAGACTCCTCAGTATAAGATTGGATACTGCCAGCAGTGCCCTGAGAAGGTTCAATGGCCAGCCGACTTGggctcaccaccaccaccttacTTCAATGCTGGCATGTTTGTCTATGAGCCTCGTCTTCCGACTTACTGTGATCTCTTAGAGACCGTCAAAGTCACCCCTCCTTCCTCATTTGCCGAGCAG GACTTTTTGAACATGTTCTTCAAGGATGTATACAAGCCTATCCCACCTGCATACAATCTTGTATTGGCTCTCTTGTGGCGCCACCCTGAAAATTTGGACATTGACCATGTGAAGGTTGTTCATTACTGTGCTGCG GGATCAAAGCCATGGAGGTATACAGGAGAGGAAGAGCATATGGAGAGAGAAGACATAAAGATGCTGGTGAAGAAGTGGTGGGATATTTATGAGGACCCGTCACTGGATTACATTAAgaataatgatgatgatgaaattgTGGTGAAGGCAGACGAGCATGTAAAGGTTGGACCACCCTTTATTGATGTAATATCGGAGACTGATGCTGTTGACCAAAGGAGTGCACCATCTGCCGcttga
- the LOC18789120 gene encoding 30S ribosomal protein S1, chloroplastic — protein sequence MASLAQQFTGLRCPPLSTSRLSKPSVFPKQNKMAGLLPVVSAVAISNAQTKERLKLKELFEDAHERCRTAPMEGVSFNLDSFYSALEKYDFNSEIGTKVKGTVFNIDNYGALVDITAKSSAYLPVQEACIHKIKSVEEVGIVPGVREEFVIIGENEADDSLILSLKSIQYDLAWERCRQLQAEDVVVKGKVVGANKGGVVAVVEGLRGFVPFSQISTKSTAEELLDKEIPLKFVEVDEEQSRLVLSNRKAMADNQAQLGIGSVVLGTVQSLKPYGAFIDIGGINGLLHVSQISHDRVSDIATVLQPGDTLKVMILSHDRERGRVSLSTKKLEPTPGDMIRNPKLVFEKAEEMAQTFRQRIAQAEAMARADMLRFQPESGLTLSSDGILGPLTSDLPVEGLDLSDVPPAEVTE from the exons ATGGCGTCTTTGGCTCAACAATTCACAGGCTTGAGATGCCCGCCACTCTCAACCTCGCGGCTCTCAAAGCCATCAGTCTTtccaaagcaaaacaaaatggCGGGTTTGCTTCCCGTAGTCTCAGCTGTGGCCATTTCCAACGCACAGACCAAAGAGCGCCTCAAGCTCAAAGAACTCTTCGAAGATGCCCACGAACGGTGTCGTACTGCCCCCATGGAAGGCGTCTCTTTCAATCTCGACTCTTTTTactccgctctggagaagtaTGACTTCAATTCTGAGATTGGAACTAAG GTAAAGGGTACAGTTTTCAATATAGATAACTATGGGGCATTAGTCGACATTACTGCCAAGTCTTCGGCGTACTTGCCTGTGCAAGAGGCATGcattcacaaaataaaaagtgtagAAGAAGTAGGCATAGTTCCTGGAGTGAGAGAGGAGTTTGTGATTATTGGTGAAAATGAAGCTGACGATAGCttgattttgagtttaaaGTCTATCCAGTATGACCTTGCATGGGAAAGATGTAGACAGCTCCAAGCTGAGGATGTTGTTGTCAAGGGTAAG GTTGTTGGTGCGAACAAAGGTGGAGTGGTGGCTGTGGTGGAAGGCCTTAGAGGTTTTGTTCCTTTCTCACAGATATCAACA AAATCAACGGCAGAAGAGCTTCTTGATAAAGAGATTCCTCTGAAGTTTGTTGAGGTTGATGAAGAACAGTCCAGGCTTGTCCTCAGCAACCGTAAGGCCATGGCAGACAACCAAGCCCAGCTTGGAATTGGATCAGTTGTCCTGGGAACTGTTCAAAGCCTGAAGCCATATGGTGCCTTTATTGACATTGGTGGAATCAACGGCCTACTTCATGTTAGTCAGATCAGTCATGACCGAGTCTCTGATATTGCAACAGTTCTCCAACCTGGTGACACTCTCAAG GTCATGATATTGAGCCATGACCGTGAGAGAGGCCGTGTAAGTCTTTCTACCAAGAAGTTAGAACCTACTCCTGGAGATATGATTCGCAATCCAAAGCTTGTCTTTGAGAAG GCGGAGGAGATGGCGCAGACATTCAGGCAGAGAATTGCTCAAGCAGAAGCTATGGCTCGTGCAGACATGCTCCGTTTCCAGCCTGAG AGTGGATTAACCCTCAGCTCTGATGGGATCTTGGGTCCGCTTACTTCAGACTTGCCAGTAGAGGGTTTAGATTTGAGCGATGTTCCCCCGGCTGAAGTGACCGAGTGA
- the LOC18789187 gene encoding nuclear export mediator factor Nemf, protein MVKVRMNTADVAAEVKCLRRLIGMRCANVYDLSPKTYMLKLMNSSGVTESGESEKVFLLMESGVRLHTTAYVRDKSNTPSGFTLKLRKHIRTRRLEDVRQLGYDRIVLFQFGLGANAYYVILELYAQGNVILADSDFMVMTLLRSHRDDDKGVAIMSRHRYPIEICRVFERTTAAKLQEALTFSKEPDNNESVKDQEGVNNVSDAPKEKKGSRKGGKPAESSKNTGDAKAKQVTLKNVLGEALGYGPALSEHIILDAGLIPNTKLCNENKLDDDTIQLLVEAVAKFEDWLHDVISGDKIPEGYILMQNKNSGKSNPPSEPGSSGQIYDEFCPILLNQFKSREYVEFETFDASLDEFYSKIESQRSEQQQKAKESSATQKLNKIRVDQENRVHMLRKEVDHCVNMAELIEYNLDDVDAAIIAVRVALAKGTSWEDIARTVKEEKKSGNPVAAIIDKLQLERNCMTLLLSNNLDEMDDDEKTLPADKVEVDLALSAHANARRWYEQKKKQENKQEKTVTAHEKAFKAAERKTRLQLSQEKAVATISHMRKVHWFEKFNWFISSENYLVISGRDAQQNEMIVKRYMSKGDLYVHAELHGASSTVIKNHRPEQPVPPLTLNQAGCFTVCHSQAWDSKIVTSAWWVHPHQVSKTAPTGEYLTVGSFMIRGKKNFLPPHPLIMGFGLLFRLDESSLGSHLNERRVRGEEEGTNDVDESGPLKELSDSESEKEVAEEKLPEESKIIPDSAIPIQQPDLKDLSEAMSSQNGLTTTIDKAQDSHEIPKKDRTLNDSDRKNVVNVAVNGVASVTPQLEDLIDRALGLGSAAMSVKNYSVEPSPVDLVVEHNLEENKAAVREKPHISKAERRKLKKGQTSSVSEEHAKLQNEKLKHDVSASPPEKEVHDKKPGGGKVGRGQKGKLKKMKEKYADQDEEERRIRMALLASAGRVQKNGEPQNENSAPAEDKKPGPEDAPKICYRCKKPGHLSRDCQEHQDDSLHSHANVGVEDDPLGLDKSASELDKVTIEEDDIHEIGEEEKEKLNDVDYLTGNPLPSDILLYAVPVCGPYSSVQSYKYRVKITPGSVKRGKAAKTAMNLFSHMTEATVREKELMKACTDPELVAAIIGNVKITSAGLTQLKQKQKKVKKSNSKAGS, encoded by the exons ATGGTGAAGGTGCGCATGAACACGGCCGATGTGGCCGCCGAGGTCAAGTGCTTGCGGAGGCTCATCGGCATGCGCTGTGCCAATGTCTACGATCTCTCTCCAAAG ACCTATATGTTGAAGCTTATGAACAGTAGCGGTGTCACCGAGTCCGGCGAGAGCGAGAAGGTCTTTTTGTTGATGGAGAGTGGCGTCAGATTGCACACTACTGCATATGTTCG GGACAAAAGCAATACTCCCTCTGGGTTTACACTGAAATTGAGGAAGCATATACGCACAAGAAGGCTTGAGGATGTGCGGCAGCTTGGATATGATAGG ATTGTTCTCTTTCAATTTGGGCTGGGTGCTAACGCCTACTATGTCATATTGGAGCTATATGCCCAAGGAAATGTTATTCTCGCAGATTCCGATTTTATGGTCATGACTCTTCTTCGCTCACATAG gGATGATGATAAAGGGGTTGCGATCATGTCGCGCCATCGTTATCCAATTGAAATTTGTCGAGTTTTCGAGCGAACTACTGCTGCAAAGTTGCAGGAAGCCCTTACGTTTTCTAAGGAACCTGATAACAATGAATCTGTTAAGGATCAAGAAGGTGTAAATAATGTGTCTGATGCAccgaaagagaaaaaaggtaGTCGTAAAGGTGGGAAGCCTGCTGAGTCAAGTAAGAATACTGGTGATGCTAAAGCCAAACAGGTCACCTTGAAGAATGTTCTTGGGGAGGCATTAGGCTATGGACCTGCTCTTTCTGAGCATATTATATTAGATGCTGGCCTCATTCCAAATACAAAACTTTGTAATGAGAACAAGTTAGATGATGATACAATTCAGCTTTTGGTCGAAGCTGTTGCAAAGTTTGAGGACTGGCTGCATGATGTTATATCAGGTGATAAAATTCCTGAAGGGTACATTTTGATGCAGAACAAAAATTCAGGGAAGAGTAATCCCCCATCTGAACCAGGAAGTTCTGGCCAG ATATATGATGAATTCTGCCCCATATTATTGAACCAATTCAAATCAAGGGAGTATGTGGAGTTTGAAACGTTTGATGCTTCTTTGGATGAGTTTTATAGCAAAATTGAGAGCCAAAGGTCAGAACAACAGCAAAAGGCGAAAGAGAGCTCTGCCACCCAGAAGCTCAACAAAATACGCGTGGATCAG GAAAATCGTGTTCATATGCTAAGGAAAGAAGTTGATCATTGCGTTAATATGGCGGAATTGATAGAATATAATCTAGATGATGTGGATGCTGCTATAATAGCTGTTCGTGTAGCTCTAGCAAAGGGCACGAGTTGGGAGGATATTGCTAGAACGGtgaaggaggagaagaaatctGGAAACCCTGTTGCTGCCATCATTGACAAGCTTCAGCTTGAAAGGAATTGCATGACATTACTGCTGAGCAACAATCTTGATGaaatggatgatgatgagaagACTCTCCCTGCAGATAAG GTGGAAGTTGATTTAGCACTTTCAGCACATGCCAATGCTCGGCGGTGGtatgaacaaaagaaaaaacaagagaaCAAACAGGAGAAGACTGTAACAGCACATGAAAAAGCATTTAAAGCTGCCGAGAGAAAGACTCGTCTCCAGCTGTCACAG GAAAAAGCTGTTGCTACCATTTCACATATGCGCAAGGTTCACTGGTTTGAAAAATTTAACTGGTTTATCAGCAGTGAGAACTATTTGGTTATCAGTGGACGTGATGCCCAACAAAATGAGATGATAGTCAAGCGTTATATGTCAAAAGGAGATCT GTATGTCCATGCAGAGTTGCATGGGGCTTCTAGTACGGTGATAAAGAACCACAGGCCTGAACAACCAGTGCCTCCACTTACTTTAAACCAAGCTGGATGCTTCACA GTTTGCCACAGCCAGGCATGGGATTCAAAGATTGTCACTAGTGCTTGGTGGGTTCATCCTCACCAGGTCAGTAAAACTGCTCCTACAGGGGAGTATCTGACAGTTGGGAGTTTCATGATTCGTGGGAAGAAGAACTTTCTTCCCCCACACCCTCTAATTATGGGCTTTGGGTTGTTGTTCCGGTTGGATGAGAGCTCCTTGGGTTCACATCTGAATGAGAGGAGGGTAAGAGGTGAGGAGGAAGGGACGAATGATGTTGATGAAAGTGGGCCTCTAAAAGAGTTATCTGATTCTGAGTCGGAGAAGGAAGTTGCAGAGGAAAAACTTCCAGAAGAATCCAAAATCATTCCTGATTCAGCTATACCTATCCAACAACCAGATCTGAAAGACCTATCTGAGGCTATGTCCTCTCAGAATGGATTAACTACAACCATTGATAAAGCGCAAGACTCACATGAAATTCCCAAGAAAGACAGGACCTTAAATGATTCTGATCGGAAAAATGTAGTTAATGTCGCTGTAAATGGTGTTGCATCTGTCACCCCACAACTCGAGGATCTCATTGATAGAGCTCTTGGGCTTGGATCGGCAGCTATGTCCGTTAAGAATTATAGTGTTGAACCCTCTCCAGTTGATTTGGTAGTGGAACATAATCTTGAAGAGAATAAGGCTGCAGTAAGAGAGAAACCTCATATCTCAAAAGCTGAAAGAAGAAAGCTCAAGAAAGGTCAGACCAGTAGTGTTTCTGAAGAACATGCTAAGCTGCAAAACGAAAAATTGAAACATGATGTTTCTGCAAGCCCGCCTGAAAAGGAAGTTCATGATAAGAAGCCAGGTGGTGGAAAAGTTGGTCGTGGACAGAAGGGTAAACTCAAGAAGATGAAAGAGAAGTATGCTGATCAGGAtgaggaagaaagaaggatCCGTATGGCTTTACTAGCT TCTGCTGGAAGAGTACAGAAGAATGGAGAgcctcaaaatgaaaattcagcTCCGGCTGAAGATAAGAAACCCG GTCCTGAGGATGCTCCAAAAATATGTTATAGATGTAAAAAGCCAGGTCATCTGTCCCGGGATTGTCAAGAACATCAAGATGATTCATTACATAGTCATGCAAATGTTGGAGTTGAAGATGACCCTCTGGGTTTGGATAAATCTGCTTCTGAACTAGACAAGGTGACAATTGAGGAGGATGATATTCACGAGAtaggtgaagaagaaaaagagaaattaaatGATGTGGATTACTTGACTGGCAATCCACTGCCCAGTGATATTCTGTTATATGCGGTCCCTGTCTGTGGTCCTTATAGCTCAGTCCAATCTTACAAATATCGTGTGAAGATAACTCCTGGCTCTGTGAAGAGAGGGAAAG CCGCAAAAACTGCTATGAATTTGTTTAGTCACATGACGGAAGCAACAGTTAGAGAGAAAGAGTTGATGAAAGCATGCACTGATCCTGAGCTGGTTGCTGCAATTATTGGCAATGTGAAGATAACATCTGCAGGCCTCACTCAATTGAAGCAGAAGCAAAAGAAAGTCAAGAAGAGCAACAGCAAAGCTGGAAGCTAG